A part of Aegilops tauschii subsp. strangulata cultivar AL8/78 chromosome 2, Aet v6.0, whole genome shotgun sequence genomic DNA contains:
- the LOC141041673 gene encoding uncharacterized protein, whose amino-acid sequence MEMSALASLLLCVKWHNYMCDTCRDRSMARATVPLNFNAFLEKAKLKDDCSNYTDWVRNLRIILIVAQKNYVLDAPLGDKPAAGATADVMNVWQARSEDYSIVECAMLYSLEPGLQRRIEHHGAYKMFQELKLIFQANARVERYEVSNKFYSCKMEENSSVGEHILKMSGYHNHLTQLGVDLPVDSVIDRVLQSLPPSYKAFVMNYNMQGMTKTIHELFAMLKAAEVEIKKEHQVLMVNKTTSFKKKGKGKKGNFKKNGKQVATPGKKPKAGPKPETECFYCKGNGHWKRNFPKYLADKKDGKVNKGIFDMHVIDVYLTNARSSAYVFDTGSVAHIYNSK is encoded by the exons ATGGAGATGTCAGCGTTGGCCAGCCTTCTCTTGTGTGTCAAGTGGCACAATTACATGTGTGACACTTGTCGTGACCG atcaatggcccgtgctaccgttcccctgaattttaatgcattcctagagaaagctaagttgaaagatgattgtagcaactacacggattgggtccgtaacttgaggattatcctcattgttgcacaaaagaattatgtccttgatgcaccgctaggtgataaacccgctgcaggagccactgcagatgttatgaacgtctggcaagctcgatctgaggACTACTCAATAGTtgagtgtgccatgctttacagcttagaaccgggacttcaaagacgtattgaacatcatggagcatataagatgttccaagagttgaagttaatatttcaagcaaatgcccgggttgagagatatgaagtctccaacaagttctacagctgcaagatggaggagaatagttctgtcggtgaacacatactcaaaatgtctgggtatcataaccacttgactcagctgggagttgatcttccagttgatagtgttattgacagagttctccaatcactgccaccaagctacaaagccttcgtgatgaactataatatgcaagggatgacgaaaacgattcatgagctcttcgcaatgcttaaggccgcggaggtagaaatcaagaaggagcatcaagtgttgatggttaacaagaccactagcttcaagaaaaagggcaagggaaagaaagggaacttcaagaagaatggaaagcaagttgccactcccgggaagaaacccaaagctggacccaagcctgaaactgagtgcttctactgcaaagggaatggtcactggaagcggaacttccccaaatacttggcggataagaaggatggcaaagtgaacaaaggtatatttgatatgcatgttattgatgtgtaccttactaatgctcgtagtagcgcctatgtatttgatactggttcggttgctcatatttatAACTCAAAATAG
- the LOC141041003 gene encoding uncharacterized protein produces the protein MMCGFSTTRCEEDKVSLHGQVVPQKDTFRYLGSMLQEDGGIDEDVNHQIKAGWMKWHQASGILCDKRAPQRLKGEFYRTAVQPAMLHDAECWPTKRRHVQQLGVVEMRMLRWMCGHTRKDRVRNDHIRDRVGVAPIEEKLVQHRLRWFGHIQCRPPEAPLHSGQLKCAENVKRGRGKPNLTWEESVKRDLKDWSITKELAMDRGAWKLDIHVPEP, from the coding sequence atgatgtgcggttttagtactactaggtgtgaggaggatAAGGTTAGCCTTCATGGCCAGGTGGTAcctcagaaggacacctttcggtatttggggtcaatgctgcaggaggatgggggtattgatgaagatgtgaaccatcaaatcaaagccggatggatgaagtggcaccaagcttctggcattctctgtgacaagagagcgCCACAAAGGCTAAAAGGCGagttctacaggacggcggttcAACCCGCAATGTTGCATGacgctgagtgttggccgactaaaaggcgacatgttcaacagttaggtgtggtggagatgcgtatgttgagatggatgtgtggccacacgaggaaggatcgagtgCGGAACGAtcatatacgagatagagttggggtagcaccaattgaagagaagcttgtccaacatcgtctgagatggtttgggcatattcagtgcaggcctccagaagctccgtTGCATAGCGGACAGCTAAAGTgcgcggagaatgtcaagagagggcggggtaaaccgaatttgacatgggaggagtccgttaagagagacctgaaggattggagtatcaccaaagagctagctatggacaggggtgcgtggaagcttgatatccatgtgccagagccatga